The genomic DNA GTTCTCCGTGTAGTCACCGATGGCCAGCTGGATGGTCGTCCCGTTGGCGGCCACGTCGACCGCGTCCTGGATGCTGTCGCCGGCCGGCACCGACAGCGGTCGCGGGTGGACCGAGACCGGCCCGCTCTCGGCGAAGACGCTCCCGTCCGCGGGGTCACGCACGACGACCGAGTCCCGCGCGACGGTGTGGCTCGGGGGTGTGATGACGACGTCGACCGTCCCCGTGCGCACGGGGGAGAAGGTCACCGTCGTTCCGAAGTTGGCCTGCTGGCCGTCGACGACGAGCGTCGTTCCGGCCGGGGCGCCGGCCCACGGGTCGACGGTGAGTTCGTCGAGGTCGGTCACGTCGAGCGAGAGGACGATGCTGTCCCCGGGGGCGACGTACTCCGACGGCGCGCTGGCGACGGTCACCGTTCCCGTTGCCCCGGCAGGGACGGCGAGGAAGGGCACCACCATCGCGAGGACGGCGACGGTGGCGAGCGAGACGGCTAGCTGTGGGTGGGTGCGGCGGCTCATGAATGACCTCTCGGAAGCGCGGCACGGTTCGGTTGCCCCCCCGAGTATTACTTCTCCTCCGGGTGAGCCGGTAATAACCGTTGCTGCCCACGGTGTGAACGCTGTTCAGGGCGTGAACGTCGGCCGGCACGGAGCGTCACTCTTCGATGCCAAACCGAGCCGGGTCGATCGGTTCGGCCTCGCGCCACCGGCGCTCGAAGGTGTCGACCGCCCACTCGCGGACGGCGGGCGCGTCGGTATCGACCAGCGCGCGCGTGACGCCGTCACCGTCGATGATGCCCACGCCGATGCCGACCCCCGGGTCGTGGATGCCCAGCACGATGTCGATGTCGGTGGCGGTGCGGAACGCGGCGGCGTCGGACGCGAGGAGGTCGGCGAACCGTTTCCGGGTCTCGGGGGCGGCCGCCGTCACCGCCAGCATCGACGGGCCCACCACCGCCTCCAGCCGGAGGTCCCCACCGGTCACGCCGTCGTGCATCGCGTCCAGCACGCCCGGCGCGAGCGCGTCCGTCACGACGCGCTGGCGGCTGGTCTCGCGGGTGTGGCGCTCGGCCCGCCGGAGCGGCGCCGCCGGGTCACCCCGTTCGGGTCGCACGACCTCGGCGTCCCGCAGCGCCCGCAACGGCAGGCCCTCGGGGAGCCACTCCGCCAGCCCACGCAGGCGGCTGGTGGCCCGGAGCGTCGCCAGGAGGTCCGAGAACGCGTCGTGCGCCCACGCCCCCGTCGGCGTCAGCGCGTAGCCGTCGGCCGTCTCGCGGGCCCACTCGCGCTCGACGAGGTCATCCAGCACCCGCCCCAGCGTGACCCGCTCGACCCCGGCCTCCTCACCGAGCGCCCGCCGCGGCGTCGGCTCCTCGGCAAGCGCGCCGAGGACGGCCAGCCGGTTCGGTGACCGAGCGAGGAAGGCCGCATCGTCGAACGCCGCCGCGGCTGTCGTATCGTCGCCCGGTTGCACAGCGGGCCTTCGGAAACCGGATGCAAGAGCGTTCCGGGGGCCACGATTCCAGCGAGAACCACGAGATTACCGAGTTACATCGTGTATTTGTCGTTAGATTCCAGAATTATCGAAGCGAACCGTCAGTTCGTCGCCGAGGCAGGCTTCACTCGTTCTGCGGGGAGTAGTTCGGCGCCTCGTCCGTGATCATCACGTCGTGGGGGTGGCCCTCGGTCTGGCCGGCCGAGGAGACGCGGACGAACTCGGCGCCCTCCTTGAACCCCGGAATCGTCTCGGCCCCGACGTAGCCCATCCCGGACTGCATCCCGCCGACGAGCTGGTGGAGCTCGTCGGCCAGCGGGCCCTTGTACGGGGTGGCGGCCTCGACGCCCTCGGGGACGTACTCCTCGTCCTCGTCGTCCTCCTTGAGGTAGCGGTCGCCGCCGCCGGACTGCATCGCGCCGACGCTGCCCATCCCGCGGTACTGCTTGTACCGCTTGCCGTTCATCGTGATGACGCGGCCGGGCGCCTCGTCGGTGCCCGCGAAGTACGAGCCCAGCATCACGGCGTCGGCGCCCGCGGCGATGGCCTTGATGGCGTCGCCGGAGTAGCGGATGCCCCCGTCGGCGATGACCGGGACGCCCGCAGGTCCGGCCACGTCGGCCACCTCGGCGACCGCGGTCATCTGCGGCATCCCGGCGCCCGTGACGACACGCGTCGTGCAGATGGAACCGGGACCGATGCCGACCTTGACGCCGTCGGCGAAGTCGACGACGGCCTCGGCCGCCTCGTGCGTGCCGATATTCCCGACGACGACATCGGCCGCGACCTCGTTCTTGATGGAGCGGGCGCTGTCGATGACGTTCGCGTTGTGGGCGTGGGCACAATCGATGAACAGCACGTCCGCGCCAGCCTCGTCGGCCGCGGTAGCGCGGTCGGTCTCGAACGGCCCGACGGCGACGCCGACCCGCAGGCCGCCGTCCTCGTCGTGGACGGCGTCGTCGTACTCGCGGCGGGCGAGGATGCCCTGCATGGTGACGAGGCCCGTCAGGCGGTCGTCCTCGTCGACGACGGGGACCCGCTCGATCTTGTGTTCGTACATGAGCTCGAGCGCCTCGCGCGCGGTGACGCCCTCGGGAGCGGTGATGACCTCGTCGGTCATCGCCTCGCTGACGGCGTCGGTCTCGCCGACCTCGAGGAACGGCCGGATGTCGGTCGCCGAGATGATACCCAGGACGCGGTCGTCCTCGTCGACGACCGGCGCCCCGGAGACGCCCTCGCGGCCCATCATCGCGTCCACCTCGCTGACGGTCATGTCCGGCTCGGCCGTCACGACATCACGGATGACCAGCTCGTCGGCACGCTTGACCCGCTCGACGTGCTCGACGGTCTCCTCGATGTCCATGTTGCGGTGGAGGACACCCATCCCGCCCTGCCGGGCCATCTCGATGGCCAGATCGGCCTCGGTGACGGTGTCCATCGCGGCCGAGAGGACGGGGATGTTCAGGTCGACCGACTTCGAGACGCTCGTCCGCGTGTCGGCCTCGTCTGGCTCGACACGGCTCTCCTTCGGACGGAGGAGGACGTCGTCGAAGGTCAGCGCCTCCGGTACACGAAGCTTCTCCGAGAACGGCTGTGGAGCGTCGTTCGCCATGTCAACGGTGCGGAGTGCCCGCCCAAAAACGTTGTGCGACCCGTCGCGCCACGGGAGAGATAGACACACCACGGCCGCGGCGAGCCTCCGTGCCAGGCGCCCGGCCGGTCGCTCAGCCCGACACCGCGATCCCCTCGGCCGTCACCTCCACCGAACACTCGCCGCGGGTCTCGAGGTGGCGGGCGTACTCGTACGCGACCATCGAGAGGAAGCCGACGGCCGCCCCCTCCGCACCGAGTACCTCGCTCGCGAACTCCCGGGCGAAGAAGGAGTCGCGCTCGTCGAGCCAGTCCAGCAGCCGTGACTCCGTCCGCTCGGCCTTCCGGAGGCAATCCTCGATGCGCTCCTGGGGGTGCTCCATCGGCGGCCCGTGCATCGGCACCAGTCGGTCCGCCTCCAGCGCCCGCAACCGGCGCAGCGACTCCTTGTACTCGCCGATATCGCAGTGCAGCGGCGCGTACATGAAGTGGCCGTTCTCGGAGACGATGTCACCCGGCAGGCAGGTGCCGGAGGGCTCGTGCCAGAACGCGGCGTGCTGGCCGGAGTGACCCGGGGTCGAGACCACGTCCAGTTCGTACGACCCCAGTCGGACCGTCCCGCCGTCCTGCAGGACGCGCTCGAACTCGATGCGGTCCTCGTGGTACTCCCGGTCGACCGGGAAGTAGTCGTCCCACATCGCCTCGGTGGCTCCCAGCCCCGCGCACAGTCGCGTCATGTCCGCGCGGGCCTCCAGCAGGTACTCGCGGTAGTCGTGGACGATGAACGGGACGCCCTCGATGGCGACGTGGGGCAGGTCGGCGAGTTCGCCGACGACCTGCGTCCCGCCGACGTGGTCGATGTGTGGGTGCGTGAGGACGACGCGTTCGACGCCACCGAGACGGTCGGGGTCGGCGAGCGCCTCGCGGAGCGCGTCTGCCGAGCGGACGTGGCCGGTGTCGACGAGCGTGTCGCCGATGCGGAGGACGTTCACGCTCGGGCCCCAGGTCGGCTGTGGGAACTCGAACCGCTGGAACTCCATGGCCACACCTGACGCGGGGGGGACTAATCGCTTGCCGTGAGCAGGGCCGGCACCGGACCCGCCGTCGGACCCCTCCATCATGACCGACGAGGTGCGCGAGCGGTACGGCGAGCACAACTACTTCGAGATGCTCCGGGTGTTCGTCGAGGAGTACTCCGGGTTCACCAGCCACCCCGATTCGCCGGGCCGGGGCCACATCGTCGACCGTTACGAGGAACGGACGGGCCGGGCGTACGAACACGACGAGTTCTATCGCGCGCTCGGCACGCTCAAACTGGGCGTCATCACGGAGGGGTTCTTCAGGGCCCACCTCGACGACGCTCCGAACGCGAAGCCGACCTACCCGGTGATGCGGATGGTCCCGTTCGTGCTGGCCGAGCAGGGCCGACAGATCCTGGACGGCGAGGTGCCGCTGCGGGGGTGAGGGACCGCGCTAGGACTCCAGCAGCGCCCCCGCGGCGGCCGCGACCTCGTCGAAGTCCCGGAGCGTGAGGCCGTCGGTCGTCAGGAAGACCCCCTCCGACCGGTTCGTCACCCGGACCAGGAAGCCGTGCTCGAACACCCGGATTGTGTACTCGTACTCGCCGAGTTCCGACCCACGGTACGCGGTGTGGGCATCGAGCCCGAGGGATTCGTGCTCGACGAACCCCGCCAGGTCGGCGTCGGACTCCAGGTCGGACCTGAGGTACAGCTGTGCGAACTCGTCCCGCGTGAAGTAGGTCAGCGAGCGGAGCTGGTCCCCGATGGTGGTCCGGCAGGCACTCACCAGCTCGGACGCGCGGGCCTCGTCGATGGGGGCGTCGGCGTGGGCGGACATCGTTCTGTCACCGAAGCTTGGTACGTGTCGGCACACCATAGAACTGCCCCCGGGCAGACCCACCGGGAGCCGCCCAGCGACTGTCCTGTCGTGGGCGGACAGGGCTCGATGTCCCACGCACCCGTCCGGATGCGGGCCGGCCGACCGCTGCTAGCGTCCGCGCCTCAGACACCCTCGTCGCCCGAGGGCCCGCCAGCGACGAGCGTCCCCGGCGACTCGCCGGTGAGGAAGGCGTCGAGGCCATCGAGATCGAACACCGAGGCCGGCGCGTCGAGATCGAGCAGCGTCCGGACCTTCGCGGCCATCCCGCCGGTGACATCGGTGGCGTCGCTACCGC from Haloglomus litoreum includes the following:
- a CDS encoding helix-turn-helix transcriptional regulator; this translates as MQPGDDTTAAAAFDDAAFLARSPNRLAVLGALAEEPTPRRALGEEAGVERVTLGRVLDDLVEREWARETADGYALTPTGAWAHDAFSDLLATLRATSRLRGLAEWLPEGLPLRALRDAEVVRPERGDPAAPLRRAERHTRETSRQRVVTDALAPGVLDAMHDGVTGGDLRLEAVVGPSMLAVTAAAPETRKRFADLLASDAAAFRTATDIDIVLGIHDPGVGIGVGIIDGDGVTRALVDTDAPAVREWAVDTFERRWREAEPIDPARFGIEE
- the guaB gene encoding IMP dehydrogenase, with product MANDAPQPFSEKLRVPEALTFDDVLLRPKESRVEPDEADTRTSVSKSVDLNIPVLSAAMDTVTEADLAIEMARQGGMGVLHRNMDIEETVEHVERVKRADELVIRDVVTAEPDMTVSEVDAMMGREGVSGAPVVDEDDRVLGIISATDIRPFLEVGETDAVSEAMTDEVITAPEGVTAREALELMYEHKIERVPVVDEDDRLTGLVTMQGILARREYDDAVHDEDGGLRVGVAVGPFETDRATAADEAGADVLFIDCAHAHNANVIDSARSIKNEVAADVVVGNIGTHEAAEAVVDFADGVKVGIGPGSICTTRVVTGAGMPQMTAVAEVADVAGPAGVPVIADGGIRYSGDAIKAIAAGADAVMLGSYFAGTDEAPGRVITMNGKRYKQYRGMGSVGAMQSGGGDRYLKEDDEDEEYVPEGVEAATPYKGPLADELHQLVGGMQSGMGYVGAETIPGFKEGAEFVRVSSAGQTEGHPHDVMITDEAPNYSPQNE
- a CDS encoding MBL fold metallo-hydrolase, which encodes MEFQRFEFPQPTWGPSVNVLRIGDTLVDTGHVRSADALREALADPDRLGGVERVVLTHPHIDHVGGTQVVGELADLPHVAIEGVPFIVHDYREYLLEARADMTRLCAGLGATEAMWDDYFPVDREYHEDRIEFERVLQDGGTVRLGSYELDVVSTPGHSGQHAAFWHEPSGTCLPGDIVSENGHFMYAPLHCDIGEYKESLRRLRALEADRLVPMHGPPMEHPQERIEDCLRKAERTESRLLDWLDERDSFFAREFASEVLGAEGAAVGFLSMVAYEYARHLETRGECSVEVTAEGIAVSG
- a CDS encoding DUF7522 family protein, with the translated sequence MSAHADAPIDEARASELVSACRTTIGDQLRSLTYFTRDEFAQLYLRSDLESDADLAGFVEHESLGLDAHTAYRGSELGEYEYTIRVFEHGFLVRVTNRSEGVFLTTDGLTLRDFDEVAAAAGALLES